From a single Longimicrobiales bacterium genomic region:
- the larB gene encoding nickel pincer cofactor biosynthesis protein LarB: protein MTPETLLRLLESVAAGDASPATALERLSWLPVEQVGGTDAFARLDHHRALRVGFAEVVFCQGKTAGQTVEICGRLAARDGSFLATRADAATQDALAAAFPAASVNALGRTVWLESADAPEPTGPAVLVLSAGTSDLPVAEEAAVTARAFGHPVKRLYDVGVAGIHRLLNDGHQLQEAGVTIVVAGMEGALPSVVGGLTGAPIVAVPTSVGYGASFGGLAALLAMLNSCAAGITVVNIDNGFGAACAATRILRLVRRSS, encoded by the coding sequence ATGACGCCCGAGACCCTGCTGCGACTGCTCGAGTCCGTCGCCGCCGGCGATGCCTCGCCCGCGACCGCACTGGAACGGCTGTCATGGCTGCCGGTCGAGCAGGTCGGCGGCACCGATGCGTTCGCACGCCTCGACCACCATCGCGCGCTCCGCGTCGGCTTTGCCGAAGTGGTCTTCTGTCAGGGCAAGACCGCCGGGCAGACCGTCGAAATCTGCGGCCGGCTCGCCGCACGCGATGGCAGTTTTCTCGCAACGCGAGCGGATGCGGCCACGCAGGACGCCCTCGCCGCGGCGTTCCCGGCCGCCAGCGTCAACGCCCTCGGCCGCACTGTGTGGCTGGAGTCCGCCGATGCTCCCGAGCCGACCGGCCCGGCCGTGCTGGTGCTGAGTGCGGGCACATCCGACCTGCCCGTGGCCGAGGAGGCGGCGGTCACCGCCCGCGCGTTTGGACACCCCGTCAAGCGTCTGTACGACGTCGGCGTAGCCGGCATCCACCGCCTTCTGAACGACGGTCATCAGCTGCAGGAGGCCGGCGTCACGATCGTCGTCGCCGGAATGGAGGGCGCCCTGCCATCCGTTGTCGGCGGCCTGACCGGCGCGCCGATTGTTGCCGTGCCGACGAGCGTCGGCTATGGCGCCTCGTTCGGCGGCCTCGCCGCGCTCCTCGCCATGCTGAACAGCTGCGCGGCCGGGATCACCGTGGTGAACATCGACAACGGCTTCGGTGCAGCGTGCGCAGCAACGCGAATCCTCCGGCTCGTCCGCCGGTCGAGCTGA